A genomic stretch from Gammaproteobacteria bacterium includes:
- a CDS encoding nucleotidyltransferase domain-containing protein → MTSGESNDIDFPFRFEGGKARWAAGVSPARWALGEARRLVRATLTGTGIDAWLFGSRATGHARTWSDIDIALDGHGTVVPPEVFSSVAENLEESLVPFKADLVDLATTDAEFRDAVRAAGVKWTL, encoded by the coding sequence ATGACATCCGGAGAGTCGAATGACATTGACTTCCCTTTTCGCTTCGAAGGGGGAAAGGCACGCTGGGCCGCCGGTGTTTCGCCAGCGCGGTGGGCCCTGGGAGAGGCGCGCCGTTTGGTGCGGGCGACGTTGACAGGAACCGGTATAGACGCCTGGCTCTTTGGCTCGCGGGCAACCGGGCACGCCAGGACCTGGTCGGATATCGATATCGCCCTCGACGGCCACGGGACTGTCGTACCGCCTGAAGTATTTTCTTCGGTAGCCGAGAACCTGGAAGAAAGCCTTGTCCCGTTCAAGGCCGATCTGGTCGACCTTGCCACAACCGACGCAGAATTCCGCGACGCGGTGCGCGCAGCGGGGGTGAAGTGGACACTCTGA